One Salvia splendens isolate huo1 chromosome 12, SspV2, whole genome shotgun sequence genomic window carries:
- the LOC121759757 gene encoding aspartate-semialdehyde dehydrogenase-like yields the protein MKLPALSLHHHHHLTSPFLHKTTALPVSRSSNAPFSVRMSLRDDGPSIAIVGVTGAVGQEFLSVLSDRDFPYRSLKLLASKRSAGKSLNYENRDYTVEELTENSFDGVDIALFSAGGSISKKFGPIAAEKGTIVVDNSSAFRMHEGVPLVIPEVNPESIDGIKLGSGKGALIANPNCSTIICLMAATPLHRRAKVTRMVVSTYQAASGAGAAAMEELEQQTREVLEGKEPTCNIFSQQYAFNLFSHNAPILSNGYNEEEMKLVKETRKIWNNDDVKVTATCIRVPVMRAHAESVNLQFETPLDENAAREILNNAPGVVVIDDRAANNFPTPLEVSNKDDVAVGRIRQDVSQEGNYGLDIFVCGDQIRKGAALNAVQIAELLL from the exons ATGAAGCTCCCCGCACTCTCtctgcaccaccaccaccatctcACCTCCCCCTTTCTCCACAAAACCACCGCGCTCCCCGTTTCCCGCTCTTCCAATGCCCCCTTCTCTGTCCGCATGTCCCTCCGCGACGACGGCCCCTCCATCGCCATCGTCGGAGTCACCGGCGCCGTAGGCCAGGAGTTCCTCTCCGTCCTATCCGACCGAGACTTCCCCTACCGATCCCTCAAGCTCCTCGCCTCCAAACGCTCCGCCGGAAAATCTCTCAATTACGAGAATCGGGATTACACCGTCGAGGAATTGACCGAGAACAGCTTCGACGGCGTCGACATTGCTCTGTTCAGCGCCGGTGGGAGCATTAGCAAGAAGTTCGGCCCAATTGCGGCGGAGAAGGGCACCATTGTGGTGGATAACAGCTCCGCCTTCAGGATGCACGAGGGGGTTCCGCTCGTCATACCGGAGGTCAATCCCGAGTCCATTGACGGAATCAAGCTCGGGAGCGGGAAAGGGGCGCTGATTGCCAATCCGAATTGCTCCACGATTATTTGTCTCATGGCCGCCACGCCGTTACATCGCCGTGCAAAA GTAACGCGTATGGTTGTCAGCACATACCAGGCAGCTAGTGGTGCAGGTGCTGCAGCAATGGAAGAGCTGGAACAGCAGACTCGTGAg GTACTGGAAGGCAAAGAGCCCACTTGTAACATCTTTAGCCAGCAG TATGCCTTCAACTTGTTCTCGCATAATGCACCCATTCTTTCAAATGGATACAACGAAGAGGAGATGAAATTAGTTAAAGAGACAAGGAAGATATGG AACAACGATGATGTCAAAGTTACTGCCACATGTATTCGAGTACCTGTCATGCgtgctcatgctgagagtgtcAATCTTCAGTTCGAGACACCTCTAGACGAG AACGCGGCAAGGGAGATTCTTAACAATGCCCCGGGTGTGGTGGTGATTGATGATCGTGCAGCGAACAACTTCCCCACCCCACTAGAAGTTTCTAACAAAGATGATGTTGCAGTAGGAAGAATACGGCAAGATGTGTCTCAAGAAGGGAACTACGG GTTGGACATATTTGTTTGCGGAGACCAAATACGCAAGGGTGCTGCGTTAAATGCTGTCCAGATTGCTGAACTGTTGCTGTAG
- the LOC121759758 gene encoding SEC14 cytosolic factor-like: protein MDQNQELAVAQLRRAVHNLGSSTERYGDITLTRFLIARSFDIDKAAKMFVQWRDWRASFVPLNSIPESEIPDELSAEKIFLQGPSTRGHPLVICKANKHFPAKDALQFKKFVVHLLDKTIASGFRGKEIGNEKLIAILDLQQIGYKNVDARGLITGFQFLQAYYPERLAKCYLLHMPGFFVRVWRLVSRFLEKATLEKIVIVTNEEEQEEFVREVGEEVLPEEYGGKAKLTLLQDVELQPLTE from the exons ATGGACCAAAATCAAGAACTTGCAGTCGCCCAGCTCAGGAGGGCAGTTCACAATCTTGGTTCTTCCACTGAG AGATATGGGGATATAACTCTCACGAGATTCCTGATCGCAAGATCATTCGACATCGACAAGGCTGCAAAGATGTTTGTGCAGTGGCGGGATTGGAGGGCTTCCTTTGTGCCCCTAAATTCCATCCCTGAATCGGAAATTCCCGATGAACTAAGCGCAGAAAAGATCTTTTTGCAGGGCCCTTCCACAAGAGGCCATCCTTTGGTGATTTGCAAAGCCAACAAGCATTTTCCTGCCAAGGATGCTCTTCAATTCAAGA AATTTGTGGTTCATCTGCTCGACAAAACCATAGCAAG TGGCTTTAGAGGCAAAGAAATAGGAAATGAAAAGCTGATTGCCATTCTTGATCTACAACAAATTGGCTACAAGAACGTTGATGCTCGTGGTTTAATCACTGGGTTTCAGTTCTTGCAA GCATATTATCCCGAGCGCCTAGCCAAATGTTACCTGCTACACATGCCTGGATTTTTCGTGCGCGTTTGGAGGCTGGTTTCGCGCTTCCTTGAGAAAGCAACTTTGGAAAAG ATTGTGATTGTGACAAACGAGGAGGAACAAGAGGAATTCGTTAGGGAAGTTGGTGAGGAGGTGTTGCCGGAGGAGTATGGTGGGAAAGCGAAGCTGACCCTTCTTCAAGACGTGGAGCTTCAGCCGTTAACGGAATGA